The Starkeya sp. ORNL1 DNA window GGTGGCGGCGGCCTGCTGGTCGCCTTCCCGCTGGCCTATTCGATCCTGATGCCGGCGCTCTATCTGCCGATGATCTTCATGCTGCTGGCCCTGGTGTTCCGCGGCGTCGCCTTCGAATTTCGCTGGGTAGCCGACACCAGCCGCTTCCTCTGGAACATATCATTCGCCGGGGGCTCGACGCTCGCCGCCTTCTTCCAGGGCGTGCTGCTGGGCGGCTTCGTGCAGGGCATGAAGGTGGAGAACAACGCCTTCGCCGGCGGCCCGATGGACTGGGCGACGCCGTTCGCCCTGCTGTGCGGGCTCGGCGTGGTCGCCGGCTATGCGCTACTCGGCAGCGTGTGGCTGGTGATGAAGACCGAGGGCGAGGTGGCGCGCCGCGCCCGCGCCCATGCCAAGACGCTGCTGCCGTTGGTGCTCATCTTCATGGGCATCGTCAGCCTGTGGACGCCGATCGCCATACCGCGCATCGCCGAGCGCTGGTTCACCACCCCGAACCTTTTCTACCTGGCGCCGGTGCCGATCATCACCCTGCTGCTCGCCTGGTTCGTCTGGCACTGGCTGGAGCGCGGCCATGAGAACCTGCCCTTCTTCGGGGTGATCGGGCTGTTCCTGCTCGGCTATCTCGGCATCGGCATCTCGATCTTCCCCTATCTGGTGCCGCCCGCTCTCACCGTGTGGGAAACCGCCGCGGCGCCGGCCAGCCAGATCTTCATGCTGATCGGGGCGGTGTTCATCCTGCCGATCATCCTGGTCTATGTGGCCTTCGTTTACTGGATCTTCCGCGGCAAGGTGCGTGAAGGCGAAGGCTATCACTGAGCGGGTGCGGCCGGAGCCGGCACAGCGGGTGCCGGCGCGGGAGGCTCGGGCGCGGGAGGCTTGGGCGCGGCTCCCGGCGGCATAGGCGCCGGCACCACGAGCGGTTGCGGCGGCGTGGTCGCCGCCGGCACCGGCTGCGGCGGCACGATGGCCCAGCCGACCCGCACCGGCTCGAGCTTGCCGGGGATCGCCCATTGCACCACCAGCGGCGCCTGCGGCCGCAGGTCCGGCCAGCGCGAGCGGATCTCGAAGGGCGGCTCGCCGCTGGGATCGGTGATGCTCCACACCACCACGGCGCCATCGCGCGCCAACTCCTCGGCGCTGATCCAGGGCGCCCGTGCCGGATCGGCGCCGGGCATCACCGTCGGGTGCGCGGAACTGGCCAGAGCTATCGCCCCGGAAAGGAACAAATCGCCGGCAATGATGCGCGGCGGGCTGCCGGTGCGCCGCGCGGTGATCTCGGTCAGCGGGCGGGCGATAGCCTGGGCCGGGAAGTTCACATCCTCTCCGGCCGGGCGCAGATGCGGCGCCGCCCACACCGTCGCGGCGGCGACGATCGGCGGCGCCAGCAGGCAGGCCAGCCAGAGCAGCGCAACGAGGCCGTGCCGGTGCAGCCCGGCCCGCTCGCCGCGCAGCGAGACCAGCCAGAGCGCGAAGGCGGCGACCGCGGTGACGCCCCAGAGCGACAGGCTGGCGCCGAACATCGCCGGCACCACCAGGAACAGCAGCGGCCAGCCGGCGAGCGCCGAGAGGAAGGGTCGCGCGAACCCTGGGAGCGGTGGGCGCAGCAGTTCCGGTACGTCGCCGACATGCGAGCGGTCGCCCACCGGACCGGCGCAGAGCGCGATCAGCAGTCCCGGTGCCAGCGCCACCAGCGCGCTGACGGCGAGCGCCACCAGCGAATAGGGTGCGAAGGCCGAGCCGGCCAGCCCCTGCTCCAGCAGCACGAATGCCGCCCAGGCACCAAACGGGATCAGGAAGCTCACGCCGACCACGGCGCCGCGGATCATTTCGGGCGCCTTCAGCGCGACACGCCCCTGCGGCGTGGTGAACAGCAGCACGCCGACCGCGACCACGCTCACCCAGCCCGACCAGCCGGCAAACAAGGCGACGCCGGCGGCGGCGGCCAGCGCCGGCCACGCCTCGGTCTCCGCCTCGCCGAGCACGCGCCAGGCTTCGCGCGTCAGCCACAGCGTCACCGGCAGGATCAGCCGGTCCGGGGCGAAGGGCGGCGCGGCGCTGCCCATGGCCAGCATGGCGAGGAACAGCAATGCCGCAGTTGCGCCAAGCGTGCGCCCAAGCAAACGCCTGGCAATGTCAAAGGCGAGCCAGACCGCCGCGATCGAGGCGGCCGCGAACAGGAGATAGACCGCCGTCATGCCGCCGGCAGTGAAGGCGACGCCGACCAGCCACGCCGCCAGCGGTCCGCCGGCATCGGCTCCGGCGCGCCATTCGCGGGCATAGACCACGTGCTCAAGCAGCAGCGCCGGCGGCGAATAGAAGAACAGCAGCGGCACCAGGGTCCAGAGCAGCGCGAACAGCACCGCGGCGACCATCACGGCAAGCGCCGGGCGGACCCGCAGCGCCTCGATCCACGGCGCCGACCACA harbors:
- a CDS encoding glycosyltransferase family 39 protein → MLWSAPWIEALRVRPALAVMVAAVLFALLWTLVPLLFFYSPPALLLEHVVYAREWRAGADAGGPLAAWLVGVAFTAGGMTAVYLLFAAASIAAVWLAFDIARRLLGRTLGATAALLFLAMLAMGSAAPPFAPDRLILPVTLWLTREAWRVLGEAETEAWPALAAAAGVALFAGWSGWVSVVAVGVLLFTTPQGRVALKAPEMIRGAVVGVSFLIPFGAWAAFVLLEQGLAGSAFAPYSLVALAVSALVALAPGLLIALCAGPVGDRSHVGDVPELLRPPLPGFARPFLSALAGWPLLFLVVPAMFGASLSLWGVTAVAAFALWLVSLRGERAGLHRHGLVALLWLACLLAPPIVAAATVWAAPHLRPAGEDVNFPAQAIARPLTEITARRTGSPPRIIAGDLFLSGAIALASSAHPTVMPGADPARAPWISAEELARDGAVVVWSITDPSGEPPFEIRSRWPDLRPQAPLVVQWAIPGKLEPVRVGWAIVPPQPVPAATTPPQPLVVPAPMPPGAAPKPPAPEPPAPAPAVPAPAAPAQ
- the cydB gene encoding cytochrome d ubiquinol oxidase subunit II; amino-acid sequence: METVSAGMIWYLPVAWALLLAVAIAMYVILDGFDLGLGILFPFAKDEREKDQMMNSVAPFWDGNETWLILGGGGLLVAFPLAYSILMPALYLPMIFMLLALVFRGVAFEFRWVADTSRFLWNISFAGGSTLAAFFQGVLLGGFVQGMKVENNAFAGGPMDWATPFALLCGLGVVAGYALLGSVWLVMKTEGEVARRARAHAKTLLPLVLIFMGIVSLWTPIAIPRIAERWFTTPNLFYLAPVPIITLLLAWFVWHWLERGHENLPFFGVIGLFLLGYLGIGISIFPYLVPPALTVWETAAAPASQIFMLIGAVFILPIILVYVAFVYWIFRGKVREGEGYH